A single window of Hymenobacter sp. APR13 DNA harbors:
- a CDS encoding fibronectin type III domain-containing protein has protein sequence MKILLLSALVLSALPAVHAQRAHAPAASSLSTIQAARLAGPGATVTVRGIISNGSELGQLRFVQDKQAGLAAFSLNNPAFSALQPGDSVQLTGTLKNYSGLLEMDPVATVQKLASGRRIPMLETTAAGAEVLFIEANEGRLLHIKGLSSLTMPDGTPAETLKGNTNYLLNGQKTTPIRVNIASTGETGLVGKPMPAGEYDLLGMLSQFTNTGSGGYQLLPRLSTDFVVGGGLPVIVAEPVPTAISRTGFTVHFTTRNLGTATVEYGTTTALGQKVQLTTPGTSHTIDLTGLEPGTVYYVRVSATNAVGTSASPAVPMITDTKKRTTR, from the coding sequence ATGAAAATTCTGTTACTCTCCGCTCTGGTACTCAGCGCCTTGCCGGCCGTGCACGCCCAGCGGGCTCATGCGCCGGCAGCTTCTTCGCTCAGCACCATTCAGGCTGCTCGTCTGGCCGGGCCGGGCGCTACCGTCACGGTGCGCGGCATTATCAGCAACGGGTCCGAACTGGGACAGCTGCGCTTCGTGCAGGATAAACAGGCGGGGCTGGCCGCTTTTTCGCTCAACAATCCCGCCTTTTCCGCCCTGCAGCCCGGCGACAGTGTGCAGCTCACGGGCACGCTCAAAAACTACAGCGGCCTGCTCGAAATGGACCCCGTAGCTACAGTGCAGAAGTTGGCCAGCGGCCGCCGCATCCCCATGCTCGAAACTACGGCCGCCGGGGCAGAAGTGCTGTTCATTGAAGCCAATGAGGGCCGCCTGCTGCATATCAAAGGCCTGAGTAGCCTCACAATGCCCGATGGCACGCCCGCCGAGACCCTCAAAGGCAATACCAATTACCTGCTCAACGGCCAGAAAACCACGCCCATTCGCGTCAACATTGCTTCTACCGGTGAAACTGGCCTGGTGGGCAAACCCATGCCGGCCGGCGAATACGACCTGCTGGGCATGCTCAGCCAGTTCACCAACACCGGCAGCGGCGGCTACCAGCTGCTGCCCCGCCTCTCCACCGACTTTGTAGTGGGTGGCGGCCTGCCAGTCATCGTGGCCGAGCCGGTCCCGACGGCTATCAGCCGCACTGGTTTTACGGTGCACTTCACCACCCGCAACCTCGGTACGGCTACGGTGGAATACGGCACAACCACCGCCCTGGGCCAGAAAGTGCAGCTCACTACTCCCGGCACCTCGCACACCATCGACCTTACCGGGCTAGAGCCTGGCACCGTGTACTACGTGCGGGTGTCGGCCACCAATGCTGTAGGCACCTCAGCCTCCCCAGCCGTGCCCATGATTACGGACACCAAAAAGCGCACTACCCGGTAA